The sequence GATGACGGATTTATATCACTTCAACTCTCGTATGAAAACAAACAAAACGAAGCCGTAAAAGTTGAAGCGTATAATGATAATGTTTTATTAGAAAATGAAGGCAAAATAAAGCACAATACTGAGCTCAGAATAAATGTAATTTCTGGAATTTATGGCGCCAGCAAACCTAATTTGTTTTATAAAATTAATGGAGGGAAAAACTATTTTCCAATTTCAAATGGAACAATCGTTTTAAACAATTTAAATAGTGGCTACCATTCGATAGAGATTTTTAAACATGATGGTGCCAATTATGATGAGGTTTCAAGTTTTGAATTTAAAGTCGCTCAACCTTGGTATTTTTCTTTTTGGATGATTCTGCTTTATTTGCTCGTTGTTGGTGCAGTATTATTCTTTTACTACAAATGGAACAAACTCCGTTATACGCAAAAATTAAAACTTCAAGCAGAAGAACTGAAGCATCAGCGTGAAATTCTGGAAATGGAATTAAAAAAAGAAAATGAATTGAATATTCAGGAATATGAAAAACACATTCTTGAATTAGAATTGCAGACCAAATCCTCTGAAGTTGCTGGAAAATCTTTGTCTATAGCGAAGCAAAGTGAAATGATTGATAAAATTCAGAATATTTTAGACTCAGAAAAAGATTTTAATAAACTGAAAAGTGAAATCAAAAAAGCCATCAAAATTAATGAGGTCAATAAACACGAATGGGAGATTTTTGAAACCAATTTGAATCAGATCCATAATGAGTTTATTATAAATCTTTCTAAAAAGTTTCCAAATCTTACTCCAAAAGATATAAAGCTCTGCGTTTATCTTAAAATGAACCTTTCTTCCAAGGAAATTGCACCTATGATGAACATCTCCTTTAGAGGCGTGGAATTGCACAGATATCGTTTAAGAAAGAAACTTAATCTAAATCAGGAGGAAAACCTGTCAAAGTTTTTATTAACTCTGTAAGATTCGCATTTAAATTTTAAAAATATTCTATTTTTTCAGTTCTTTTTTTATAGAATTCCAATACATCATTACTACATCATAAGGTTATGTTAAAGAAAATATATTAACATTTATAATGCTGATTTTTAGTAATATATGAATGTTTTTTAACATAATGATGTAGCTATGTAGTAGTGCAAATTGATGTACTACAACGTTGTAATTGTTTAATTTGGCTCTACTAACTTAAACGATTACGTACTGTATGAAAAATTTTATTTTTAGCTTTTTAGCGCTCTTGTTGCTGCCTACATATATGATGGGGCAGGCTCAAGCAATTAAAGGGAAAGTAGTAGACAGTAATGGAATGGGAGTTCCAGGAGCAATAATTAGCGCTCCAGAATCCAGAACATCTGCTGATGCTGACTTCGATGGTAATTTTACCATTAATGCTAAAGTTGGAGAAACTCTAAAAATCTCTATGCTTGGTTTTGATTCTGTTTCTGTGCCAGCTACTGCAGGAGCAATGTCAATTACTCTAAAAGAAGCAGGCGATACTGCTTTAAAAGAAGTTGTGGTTATTGGTTATGGAACAAGAAAGAAAGTAGATAACACTACTGCTATTTCATCTATTAAAGCAGAGGAAATTACTAAAACGAAAGTAATAAACGCTTCACAAGCTATTCAAGGTAAAGCGGCTGGTGTTCAGGTAATTTCGTCTGATTTGCCAGGGAGCACCCCTTCTGTTGTTATTAGAGGTTTAGGAACGGCATTAGGAGGAAGAAATCCTCTATATATTGTTGATGGTATGCAGACAGAAAACATCAACAATATCAACGCAAATGATATTACCTCTTATGAAATCTTAAAAGATGCCTCTGCATTAGCAATCTACGGAACTCGTGCTGCAAATGGAGTTATCATTATTACAACTAAAAAAGGTACAGGAGATAAAGTTTCTGTAGAAATAGAAAGTTTTGGAGGTGTAAGACAGCCACTTAAGAAAGTTAAGATGGCAGGAAGCAATAAATATGCTTATTACTCAAACGCTGCTTTGCAATCTACAACCTTTTCTCAGGATCAGCCTGTAAATACGGATTGGTTTGATGAAATTACAAGAACCGGAAGTTATACTCAAAATAACGTTTCAATTTCAGGATCTTCAGAACATATCAAGTATTTTTTCAGTTTAGGAAACTACGAAGAAAAAGCTGTTTTAAATGGACTTGATTACGGAAGAACTACTTTTAGAAATAATAATGAATACAAAATTTCTAAAAAACTTACTTTGAATCAAACTTTTAGCTTTACATCAGCTAATTCTTCTCCAAAACCATTAAGTGCATTTACAAATGCTTACAAACAATCTCCTATTGTACCGGTTTATTTTCCTGATGGCAAATATGGTGTATCTCGTGTAGGTGATAATGGTTTTGCAAGTGAAACAGGTTCTTCATTTAATAATGTTGGAAATCCAGTTGCTCAATTGGATTTTTATGACGAACAACAAAAAAGTGTGACACTTCAAGGTGGATTGAAGTTAGATTATGAAATCTTAAAAGGATTAAAATTTACTTCACAATTTAATGGTGAGTATTATACTTGGAAACAATATAATTTCAATGACACAAAAAATATCTGGTTAGCAGCAAATCCTAACAAAGTGGATAGTGATTATGCTAAAGAATTTCCTAATGCAAATATTAATTTATTGACAAAAGGAAGAGAAGATTATTTCAATTGGAATTTGTCTAATTATTTGACATATAATAAGTTGTTTGCCAATATTCATGATGTAGAGGTGACAGCTGGTATTGAAACTTCGGTAAAAGGTCCAAGAGAAACACTTACTATTGCTAGAAAAAATGTAAACCCAGATTCTAATTATTGGGCATTGAATGATCCTAATGCTGGACATGGAGTTGAATATGCTGCATCAGTAACTAGCTTATATAATATAGTTTTCAACGAAACTAAATTGGCTTCTTATTTTGGACGTTTCCAATATAAATTAATGGATAGATATTTGGTTACTGGAACACTTAGACGTGATGGATCATCAAACTTTGGTAAAGATTACCGTTGGGGAACATTTCCTGCTTTCGGTTTAGGATGGGTGATAACAAAAGAAAGTTTTATGTCTGATGTTACAGCAATTAATTTGTTGAAATTAAGAGGAGGCTGGGGTAAATTAGGTAATCAAAATGTACCACTTAACAATCAATCTTACGCTTCTGGAAAAAATGCTTATTTAGGAGGTTCTATCCTAAATGAAGGTACTACAATTAGTTCTCAAATTGATCCTACTTTATCTTGGGAAATTACAGAGGAATCTTCTGTAGGTTTAGATTTCGAAATCTTAAATAGCAGATTAAAAGGAACTTTTGATTTGTATGACAAAAATACATCAAATGTAATTTTATATACAAAACCTTATATGACATCAGGTCTTACCGATCAGTCGCCATCACACGTAGGGGAAGTTTCAAACAAAGGTTATGAAATTTCATTGCGTTGGGATGATAAAATTGGCGACAATTTCAGTTATTGGATTGGTGGTAACTTCTCTAATAATAAAAACGAACTTACAGGTTTAAAAGATGCTATTTTATCTCCAGTTGTTGGTGGAAGTTTAGGAAATGGACAAACTACTAAATTATTGGATAATACTACAATTGGACAACCTTTAGGAAGTTTCTACATTTATGATTATGCTGGCTTTGACGCTACAAACGGAAAAATGTTGTACTATAACGCAGCAGGAGACAAAGTTACTCAAGATGCATTAAATGCAAATACAGACAGAAAATATGTTGGATCTAGTTTGCCAAAAACAAACTATGGAGTTACGTTAGGATTCAACTACAAAAACTTTGATTTTTCTGTTGACGGATATGGAACGGGCGGTGCTAAAGTTTACAATGGTAAAAAAGCACAACGTTTTGCAGGAGAAAATATTGAAGATGCAATCGCTACTGATTTCTGGACACCAAATAATTTGACAGCTTCAAACCCTGCACCATTTAATCAGGTACCAGTTGCTTCTACTTATTATTTAGAGTCAGGTGATTTCTTCAGAATCAACAATATTACTGTAGGATACAAATTGCCTATACAAGAAAATAATTTTATTAGCGCTTGCAGAATTTATGTAAATGCTATTAATCCATTTATTACACAAAAATTCTCAGGATTCTCTCCAGAATTAAATGGAGACGGAAATCCATATGGTACTCAAGGAGTTGAGCTTGATGCTTACCCAACATTGAGATCATTTGTAATTGGTGCTAATTTAAAATTTTAAAAAGATGAAAAAGATATATATTACAACGTTTGTGCTTTCGGCATTCTTTTTTACAGGATGTGCAGACGATTATTTAGATGTTCAGCAAACAGAAACTATTTCGACAAACGATACTGAGCTATATAATAATGACGCAGGAGCATCGCAGTTTGTAACTGCTATTTACAACAAGTTCTTAAATTGGGATATGACTTCTTTTGGTTGGATCGGATTATCAAGTATTACATCTGATGATGCTGATAAAGGATCTTCACCTGGAGATACTGGAACAGATAAAGATGTATTAGATGCGTTGACATACAATGCTTCTAATCCTTCAGCAGAAAGTACTTTTATTGCAAATTATGATGGAATTAATAGATGCAATCAGGCTTTGGCTATTCTTCCAAAATTAGACAAAGCAGATGCAAACCTTAGAAACAGACTTGCTGGTGAAGCTAAATTTTTAAGAGCTTTCATGTATTTTACTTTGGTAAAATGTTATGGAGGAGTTCCAATTGTAGACCATATACCTGTTCCAAGTTCAGAATCAGACAGAGTTATGCAATTAACACGTAAAACAGCCGCTGATGTTTACGCTTTTATTGAAAAAGATTTGAATGATGCAATCGCAGCATTGCCAGAAAAAGGTGCTTATTCTTCAAACGAAAGATCAAGAGCGTCAAAAGGCGCGGCTTATGCATTATTGGCAAAAGTAAGTTTGTATCAAAAGAAATGGCAGCAAGTAATCGAAAATTGTAATAAAGTTACGGGTTACTCACTTGTAAGTGATTATGCATCAATGTATAAAGCTACAGGTAAGTTTGATTCTGAGTCAATTTTCGAAATTTACGCACAAGGGGCTGTACCTGCAAAAGGAATTGAAGGATACTCAAATACGCAAGGTGCTCGTGGTACTGGCGGTTGGGGCTGGGGCTTCAACACACCATCTCAAAGTTTAGTAAATGCTTATGAGCCGGGTGATGTTAGAAAAGCGGCAACTATCATTTTTAGAGGGCAAACTTTATATGATGGTAGAGTGGTGCCAAATACAGTTGAAAACGAAAGATACAACTACAAAGCATATTCTTCTGCTTACACAGATGCATGGGAAACGGATGTTGATATCAAATATTTAAGATATGCTGAAGTTTTATTGATGAAAGCTGAGGCGTCGAATGAATTAGGTCAAACTTCTGCTGCGATTCCGTTATTGAACCAAGTTAGAAACAGAGCAGGACTAGGAAATACTGGCGCTAGCTCTCAGGCTGATGTTAGAACGGCAATTTGGAAAGAAAGAAGAGTAGAAATGGCTTTCGAACATGATAGATTCTTTGATTTAGTTAGAACTGGCCAGGCTAAAGCGGCTTTTGCAATTGATGGAAAAACTTTTACAGAAGGTAAAAATGAATTATTCCCAATTCCGGCATCATTCCTTAATCAAGCAAAAGGTTTATCATCTCAAAATCCTGGTTATTAATCCTTAAAAGACATTAAAATGAAAAAAAATAAATCTATTTTATTACTTTCTTTTGCTTTGGCTTCACAAATTTTTGTAAGCTGTGAGGATAGTATAGATAAAGTAAACAGCCCAATTCCATATGAGTCAATTGGCGGATATGAGAATTCAGATGATGTTGCACCAACCCATTTGCTAGCGAAATTCAGTTTTGATGGAAATATCAACGACTCAAAAGGTGGCATAACTGGCGGAACAGGAACAAATGTTTCGTATGACACAGGTGTAAAAGGAAGTGCTTACAAAGGCTCAGCAACTTCATTTATTGCATATAATAATGTTTCGAGTTCTATTGCTGGTTTAAAGAATATCACAATTTCAATGTGGATCAAAACTGATCCTCATACAGGCGGAGCTCAGTCATTGTTCATGCTTCCAAAGAAAACAGATTTCTGGGGTAATATTTTTACACTTATCGAAGGAACTGGACCAGCAACAACAATGCTGATGAAAAACCATATTCAAAGAGACGTTACGCCAAGTATTCCTTGGGCTGGACAATTTATTGAACATAATGGAGCAAATGTTTTGCCTAATATGTTTGGTGCTTGGAAACAGGTAATTTGGTCATACAATGGAACTAGTTCTACTTACAGTCTTTATATTGACGGACAAAAAATAGCTTTGCCGGCATCTCTTTCAAAAAGATACGCAAGTGATCCTGCAACAGGTGGTGGTCCTTTCGGTGAATTAGCTAACTCTGAAGTATCAAAATTCATTATTGGAGGTTATCAGCAACATTTAGGAGCGCCTTGGAATGCTCCTGATGGATGGATGCTGAACTATACTGGTTTAATGGACGAGTTTAGAATTTATGATGTTGCTCTTTCAGATAATGAAGTGACAGCTTTATACAAACTGGAGAAAGATAAAAGATAAGTATTTTTCAATACACCTGGAGGATTTCTTCCAGGTGTATTATTTAGTTAATATTATTTAGAACAAAATGAAAATTTCAATATACATAGTTGCTTTTTTGAGCTTTTTTAATTCATGCTCATCATCAACGCCAGAAGGATCAACAGGCGGAACCCCTTTGCCTACAAATCCAACGACACCAATTAAGCCGTTGACTGATACCGAAGCAATGGATCAGGTTCAAAAAGACGCAATAAAATATTTTTGGGATTATGCTGATCCGAATTCAAAATTGGCAAGAGAAAGATACTTGACAGAAGATCCAAGTTTTGAGTCCAATATTATAACAACAGGAGGTTCAGGTTTTGGATTAATGACAATTGTAGTAGGTGTAGAAAGAGGTTTTTTGCCAAGAGCCGAAGCTGTTTCTAGACTTACCACAGCATTAAACTTTCTTGAAAAAGCCGACAGATTTCATGGCGCATGGCCACACTGGATGGACAACACTTCTGGAAAAGTTATTCCGTTTGGAACAAAAGATAATGGAGGAGATTTAGTTGAAACTTCTTTCGTTTGTCAAGCTTTAATTACGATTAGAGAATATTTTAAAGATGGAAGCACTTCTGAAAAAGCTTTAGCTGCAAAAGCCGATGAACTTTGGAAAGGCGTAGAATGGGACTGGTACACAAAAGGAGAAAATGCTCTATATTGGCACTGGTCACCAAATTATGGCTGGGAAATGAATTTCAAATTGGAAGGATATAATGAATGTTTGATTACTTATGTAATGGCAGCTTCATCTCCAACACATCCAATTTCTGCAGAAGCTTATCACCAAGCTTGGGCAAGAAATGGCGCTATTGTAAATGGAGGCTCTCAATATGGTATTCCGGTGGTTTTAAGTTATAATGGAGCAGTTGGAAATGTTGGGCCAATGTTTTGGTCGCATTATTCGTATTTAGGTTTAGATCCAAATAACTTAAAAGACAAATATGCTGATTATTGGCAATTGACACAAAATCATGCTAAAATTATGGTTCAGTATAGTGTTGCTAACCCAAAAGGTTTCAAAGATTACTCTGATAAATGTTGGGGACTTACAGCCAGTTACACTCGTAATCCTGACGGAACAACGGGTTATACAGCACATCAGCCAAATAATGATAACGGTGTAATTTCGCCAACTGCGGCATTGTCATCTTTTCCATATACGCCAGTAGAATCAATGAAGTTTTTGCATTATTTGTATGATGATAATAAAGCAAAATTAGTTGGAATTGCAGGACCTTATGATGCTTTTTCTCCTCAGTACAATTGGGTAACAGCACGTTATTTGGCAATCGATCAAGGAACAATTGCTCCTATGGTTGAAAACTATAGAAGTGGTTTGTTGTGGAAATTGTTCATGAATGCATCAGATACAAAACAAGGATTGAAAAAACTTGGTTTTACATCAAGTAAATACGGAATTTAATTATACATCTCAATGAAATTTAAAGTAACGCTTTTAATCTTATTGTTTTCGGCAGTTGGTTTTTCTCAAACCGAAACTACAGGAAAAATCAATACAGTAATAATGGAAAAGTACGAGCTGGGTTACGCTTTGTACAAACCAGCAAATACTAAAGAAAAGAAGCCTTTGATCGTTTTTATTTCAGGAGATGGAGAAAAAGGAACTGATATCGTAAAAGTGAAAATTCATGGTCCTTTAAATTATTTAAAAACACATCAGTTGGATGCCTATGTTTTGGCTCCACAATGCAAGGAAGATGAAAATTGGAGTATTGAATCAATTTATGAATTGATTTTAAAAATTCAAAAGGAAAACAAAATTGATTCCGATAGAATATATGTTACGGGTTTAAGTTCGGGAGGATGGGCAACTTGGAATTTGGCGCTTTCTTATCCAGATATGTTTGCCGCAGTGGTACCGATTGCCGGTTTTGTGGATTTGATTCCGTTAGAAGGCGCTTGTAAAATTGCTCACATTCCGACCCGAATTTTCCACGGATTATTAGATGACGTAGTAAATGTTGAGTACGCGATGACCATTTATAAGGAATTAAAAAAATGCAATGCTAAAGATGTTCAGCTGACCATTTTTGATGATGCAGGACACAATAGCTGGACAAGGGTTTATGATAATGCAGCGATTTATGACTGGATGTTGCAACAGAAAAAAACGAATACAAACAAATAAATAAATTATAATGAAAAACAAATTAGTCTTACTTTTTTTAGGATGCGCTGTTTTGGGTTACGCTCAAAAAAAGCCAGCTAAAAATACAGTGAAAATTAAACCAAAGTCTGAATTTGTGGCGGAATTAATGTCAAAAATGACTTTAGACGAGAAATTGGGTCAGTTAAACTTGCCAACATCAGGTGATATTACCACAGGGCAGGCAAACAGCTCAAATGTGGCAAAAAATATTGCTGAAGGAAAAGTGGGCGGTTTGTTCAATATAAAATCAGTTCAAAAAATTAAAGAAGTACAAAAAATTGCGGTTGAAAAAAGCCGTTTAAAAATCCCGTTGCTTTTTGGTATGGACGTAATTCACGGTTACGAAACAACATTCCCAATTCCGCTTGGATTGTCTTGTACTTGGGATATGGGCTTGATTGAAAGAAGTGCTCAAATTGCCGCAAAAGAAGCAAGTGCTGACGGAATCAACTGGACATTTTCTCCAATGGTTGATATTTCTCGCGATCCAAGATGGGGAAGAGTTTCTGAAGGTTCTGGAGAAGATCCATACTTAGGAGGGCAGATTGCAAAAGCAATGGTAAACGGTTACCAGCAACACGATCTTTCTAAAAACAACTCAATTTTAGCTTGTGTTAAACACTTCGCATTATATGGAGCGCCAGAAGCTGGTCGTGATTACAATACTGTTGATATGAGCCACATCAGAATGTTTAATGATTATTTTCCTCCTTACAAAGCTGCAGTTGATGCAGGGGTAGGTTCGGTTATGGCTTCTTTCAACGAAGTTGACGGAATTCCAGCAACTGGAAACAAATGGTTAATGACAGATGTTTTGAGAAAACAATGGGGCTTCAAAGGTTTCGTAGTAACTGATTTTACAGGAATTCCTGAAATGATCGAGCACGGAATGGGTAATCTTCAAGATGTTTCTGCCTTAGCTTTAAATGCTGGTGTTGAAATGGATATGGTTGGAGAAGGTTTCTTAGGAACTTTGAAAAAATCTTTGGATGAAAAAAGAGTTTCTATCGAAACAATCGACAATGCTGTAAAACTTATTTTAGAAGCAAAATATGATTTAGGATTATTTGAAGATCCTTATAAATATTGTGACGAAAAAAGAGCAAAAACTGAAATCTTTACAATGGATAGCAGAAAAGAAGCGCGTCAAATTGCTGCGCAGTCATTGGTTTTATTAAAAAATCAAAACCAATTATTGCCTCTTAAAAAATCAGGAACAATTGGTTTGATTGGACCTTTGGCTGATGCTAAAGAAAACATGCCAGGAACTTGGAGTGTAGCTACAAAAATGGAAAATGCAGTTTCATTATTAGCTGGAATAAAAGAAGTTGCCGGAGCGGGAACTAAAGTTTTATACGCTAAAGGCAGCAATTTAGATTACGATGAAACTTTTGAAACTAACGCTACAATGTTTGGAAAAACATTACACCGTGACGGACGCTCAAAAGAAGAATTATTAGCAGAAGCTTTAAAAGTGGCTGAGCAATCTGATGTAATTGTTGCGGCTTTAGGAGAATCTGCAGAAATGAGTGGAGAATCTAGTAGCCGTACAAACTTACAGATTCCACAAGCGCAAAAAGATTTATTGAACGCTTTATTAAAAACAGGAAAACCAGTTGTTTTAGTTTTATTTGACGGACGTCCGTTAGTAATTACTGACGAAGAAAAAACGGTTCCAGCGATCTTAAATGCTTGGTTCGCTGGTACAGAAGCTGGTTATGCAATTGCTGATGTTTTATTTGGTGATGTAAATCCTTCAGGAAAATTGACTACAACTTTCCCAAGAAGCGTTGGTCAATTGCCAATTTACTACGCACATAAAAATACGGGACGACCACTTTCTAATACAGAAGGTAAATTCGAAAAATTCAGATCAAACTATATTGACGAAAGAAATGAGCCTTTATTCCCATTCGGATTTGGATTAAGCTACACGACTTTTGATTATTCAAACCTGAAAATTTCTTCAGATAAAATGAATGCATCTGGAAAATTAAAAGTAACTGTTGATGTAACAAATACTGGAAATTTTGACGGAAAAGAAACCGTTCAATTATACATCAGAGATTTAGTTGGTTCAGTAACAAGACCAGTTAGAGAACTAAAAGGTTTCCAAAAAATAGCGCTTAAAAAAGGCGAGAAACAAACCGTAAGTTTTGATATTACTGTTGAAGATTTAAAATTTTATAACTCTGATTTACAATTCGTAGCAGAGCCTGGACAGTTTGATGTTTTCGTTGGAGGAAATTCGACTGCCGACAAGAAAGTTAGTTTTGAGTTAACTAAATAGTTGGTTTATTGGTTAGTTAAGAGCCCTTCATTTGGAGGGCTTTTTTTCTAAAAGACAAGCACACTTTAATCTTTAAAAGCCATGAATATTTTCAAAAAAGCACATACTTTCTTTTTCTTAAGTTTATTATTTGCGTTCTCTTTCTGTAATGCGCAAAAAAATGCCATTGTAGCGCATAGAGGTGCTTGGAAAAAAAATAATCTTCCAGAAAATTCGATTGCTTCTTTACGGCATGCAATCGACTTAAAACTGCCAGGATCAGAATTTGATGTTTGGAGAACAGCCGATGATTCGCTTGTCATCAATCACGATGCACATTTTAATAAATTGTTGATTGAGCAGACAAATTATGCCGATTTGATAAAGTTTCAATTATCAAATGGCGAAAAACTTCCAACACTACATGAATATATTTCGGAAGGAAAAAGAAAAAACAAAAGAACGCTTTTGGTTTGCGAAATAAAGCCTTCAGAAATCAGTAAAGAGCGCGGAAAAGAAACAGCTATAAGAGCGGTTGAAGTGATCAAAAAACTCAAAGCAGATAGAATTACGTGCTATATAAGTTTTGATTATGACATTCTAAAACAAATTAGAGCGATAGATGCTAAAACTTCGCTTCAATATTTAGAAGGAAATAAATCTCCAAAAGAAGTTAAAGCAGACAATATCAATGGTGTTGATTACCATTTTTCCGTTTTTCAGAAGCATCCCGAATGGATCCAAGAAGCAAAGGATAATAATATTATTCTAAATGCTTGGACTGTCAATGATGCAAAAGACATGGATTGGATTATCGAAAATAAATTCAATTATATCACTACAAATGAACCGGAACTTTTAAAGGAAAGAGTAAAGGCAAAAAAATAATCTCGCAACCTTTATAAAATACAAACCAAATCATGAAAAAAATATTTAAACAAATGAGATTGCCAATTGTATTGTTTTTGATCGTTTTCAAAAGCAATATGTTGGCTCAAAATACGACTGGAAAAACAGAATGGTTTGACCCTAATAAACCTGCGACAACGTATTGTAATCCAATAAATATAGGTTATAATTATACGACTTACAATCACAACGGAATTCCGTATTCTCGTCGTTCAAGTGCTGATCCTGTCATTATTACGTATAAAGGCGAATATTATTTATTTGCTACCAATCAGGCAGGATTTTTTTGGAGTAAAGACATGTCAAATTGGAATTTCGTTTACGGAAGTTTTCAAAGACAACCGGGCGATGACGATCAATGTGCTCCAGCGGCTTGGGTTGTAAATGATACTTTGTTTTATGTAGGCTCAACCTGGAAAAGAGATCACCCAATCTGGAAAACCGCTGATCCAAAATCAGGTCGTTGGATACGTCACGTAGATAAAGCAATGTTGCCGACTTGGGACCCGGCAATTTTTCAGGATGACGACAAAAAAGTGTACATGTACTACGGTTCAAGCGGAAAATTACCGCTAGTTGGTGTTGAGGTTGATTATAATACTTGGCTTCCAAAAGGAAATCAAGCAGATTACGCGACATTATATAAAGCTACCGAAGTTGAAGATATTCAAAAACCATATGGACAAATTA comes from Flavobacterium sp. KACC 22761 and encodes:
- a CDS encoding glycerophosphodiester phosphodiesterase family protein, which translates into the protein MNIFKKAHTFFFLSLLFAFSFCNAQKNAIVAHRGAWKKNNLPENSIASLRHAIDLKLPGSEFDVWRTADDSLVINHDAHFNKLLIEQTNYADLIKFQLSNGEKLPTLHEYISEGKRKNKRTLLVCEIKPSEISKERGKETAIRAVEVIKKLKADRITCYISFDYDILKQIRAIDAKTSLQYLEGNKSPKEVKADNINGVDYHFSVFQKHPEWIQEAKDNNIILNAWTVNDAKDMDWIIENKFNYITTNEPELLKERVKAKK
- the bglX gene encoding beta-glucosidase BglX, which codes for MKNKLVLLFLGCAVLGYAQKKPAKNTVKIKPKSEFVAELMSKMTLDEKLGQLNLPTSGDITTGQANSSNVAKNIAEGKVGGLFNIKSVQKIKEVQKIAVEKSRLKIPLLFGMDVIHGYETTFPIPLGLSCTWDMGLIERSAQIAAKEASADGINWTFSPMVDISRDPRWGRVSEGSGEDPYLGGQIAKAMVNGYQQHDLSKNNSILACVKHFALYGAPEAGRDYNTVDMSHIRMFNDYFPPYKAAVDAGVGSVMASFNEVDGIPATGNKWLMTDVLRKQWGFKGFVVTDFTGIPEMIEHGMGNLQDVSALALNAGVEMDMVGEGFLGTLKKSLDEKRVSIETIDNAVKLILEAKYDLGLFEDPYKYCDEKRAKTEIFTMDSRKEARQIAAQSLVLLKNQNQLLPLKKSGTIGLIGPLADAKENMPGTWSVATKMENAVSLLAGIKEVAGAGTKVLYAKGSNLDYDETFETNATMFGKTLHRDGRSKEELLAEALKVAEQSDVIVAALGESAEMSGESSSRTNLQIPQAQKDLLNALLKTGKPVVLVLFDGRPLVITDEEKTVPAILNAWFAGTEAGYAIADVLFGDVNPSGKLTTTFPRSVGQLPIYYAHKNTGRPLSNTEGKFEKFRSNYIDERNEPLFPFGFGLSYTTFDYSNLKISSDKMNASGKLKVTVDVTNTGNFDGKETVQLYIRDLVGSVTRPVRELKGFQKIALKKGEKQTVSFDITVEDLKFYNSDLQFVAEPGQFDVFVGGNSTADKKVSFELTK